A region of the Litchfieldia alkalitelluris genome:
TCCTGGAGCTTTCACTGCAGTTGGGATGTTTATTTTACAATTAGGGTTAAATTTCTTAGTTCCATCTGGAAGTGGTCAAGCAGCACTAACGATGCCGATTATGGCACCATTAGCAGATCTAGTTGGTGTTACAAGACAAACAGCAGTACTGGCATACCAATTAGGTGACGGCTTATCAAATAATATTTTCCCTACAGTTGGTTTCTTTATGGCAGGTCTTGCTTTAGCGGGTATTCCATGGACTAGATGGTTGAAATGGGTGTTTCCATTGTTCTTAATTCAAATCGCAATTAGTGTCATTGCTCTAGTCATTGCCCAATTGATTCAATATGGACCATTCTAAATATAGGAGGTTACATGGTGGAAGTTGTATCACAAACAGAACAACTAGTTGAAAAGTTAATAAAAGACAGACGTTACCTACATGAACATCCTGAACTATCTGGGATTGAGTTTGAAACAGGTAAATATATTAAAGAACGATTAGAGTCTTTGGAGATTACTATATTAGATTATAAGTTTCCTAATGTGATTGGTTATATTAAAGGTAAGGTTGGTAAAAAGACATTGGCTTTACGTGCGGATATCGATGCCCTCCCGATTGTGGAGGAGGGTGATAAGCCGTATCTATCAAAAAATCATGGAGTTGCACATGTGTGTGGGCATGATGGTCATACAGCGGTGTTGTTAGCAGTCTCAGAATGGATTGCTCAAAATCAAGATGAGATTGAACCGAATATCTTACTTATTTTTCAATCGTCTGAAGAGATTACTCCAAGTGGAGCAGAAGCTCTAGTTAGAGATGGAATCTTAGAAAATGTGGATGAAATCTATGGCATTCACCTCTGGCAGGGATTGAAGAAGGGGAAGATTGGGTTAACTTATGGACCAATGATGGCCTCTGCAGATGATTTTGAAATAACAATTGAAGGATCTGGGGGCCATGGTTCGATGCCACAGGATACAGTTGATCCAATTTATATTGCAACCCATGTGATTCAAGCATTGCAATCAATTGTTAGTCGTAATTTAAATCCAGTTCATCCCAGTGTAATTTCAGTTGGTAGGATTGAAGCGGGTACAGCTTATAACATTATTCCTAATAATGTAAAGCTATATGGAACAGTCCGCGGCTTAACACTTGATGATGTCACAATCCTTCGTCAACAAATGCTCAAGCTTACTGCAGGGATTTGTGCTAGTTTTGGTGCAAAGGGTTCTGTTCGTTACATTATTGGTACGCCGCCGCTTGTGAACCATCCAGAGCAAAGTAAATATATTGAAAAAGTGATACGTACCACATTTGGGGATGATACCTTTGAGCTTGTCGAACCAGTGATGGGGGGCGAGGATTTTGCTTATTATTTGTTAAAAAAACCGGGTTCGTTCATTTTTGTTGGTATGGGCGGTGAAAAAAGTAAATATCCACACCATCATCCACGCTTTGAAATTGATGAAGATGTATTACCGAACGCGGTAAAGCTTTTCATTGAAATTATAAAAAACTATCAATAGGAGTGAGTCATCATTGGAATTAACTGTAACCTTTCAAGATGTGTTAAAAGCTAGAAAAGCGCTAGAAGGAAGAATTATTCATACACCGCTTATACAATCAACGAATCTATCAAAAGAAGTTGGAAGTGATGTGTGGTTTAAAATGGAGAGCCTTCAAAAAACAGGTTCATTCAAGGTCAGAGGAGCTCTAAATAAACTAGATTCATTAACAGAGGAAGAGTTAGCAAAGGGAGTGATTACCGCTTCAGCAGGTAACCATGCTCAAGGGCTTGCATATGCATCTTCGTTAAAAAATGTTTCCGCGCAAATTATCGTCCCAATGACTACGCCGGAAACGAAAAAGCAAGGGATAAAAAGATTAGGTGGAGATCTTGTTGTTCACGGCAATTCTTATGATGAAGCAGAGGAATATGCTCTACATCTTGCAGAGGAAACTGGTCGTGTATTTGTAAATGCGTTTGAGGATGACTATATTATTGCTGGTCAAGGAACCTCGGCACTTGAAGCATTTTTAGCAGAGCCTGATTTTGATGCAGTCGTTGTTCCAGCTGGTGGTGGAGGTTTACTATGTGGTGTGGCTCTTGTAGCAAAAGCAGTGAACCCAGATATCAAAGTGATTGGAGTTCAAACACATGCGTCTCCACCTTGGTATTATTCTTTTAAAGCAGGTGAACTAGTCCCAGTTGAATATTCAGCTTCATTGGCAGAAGGTTTGCATGGTGGAATTACAAAAGCAAATCTTGATTTAGCTCTTAAAATTGTCGACGATATTATTTTAGTTGAAGAAGAAAAGGTAGCAGAGGCAATGGTGTGGATGGCAAAGGAACATCACTACATGATTGAAGGATCTGGAGCAGTTGGAATCGCAGCATTACGTGATGGAATTTTACCAGAACTAAAAGGAAAGAAAGTATTAACCTTTATTACTGGGAGTAATGTCGATTTTGACAAATTAACCAAGCTCTCTAAACATGTTGAGTGAGGTGTCATTAAATGGAGACAACAATCATTTCAAAAAAACAAATAGAAAAGTTATTAACAATGGATGCGGTGATTGCAGCAGTTGAAGAAGCCTATGGACTATTTTCTGCTCAAAAGGTAACTCTTGCTCCTGTATTATCGATTGACGTTGAGAAGCATCATGGTGAATTAGATATAAAAGCCGGCTATGAGCAAGTTGACGACATCATTAGTGTAAAGCTAGCGTCGGGATTTTGGAACAATCCTGAAAACTATAACCTCCCATCAGGGCTAGCAACGATTGTATTAGTTGACGCGAAAAACGGAGTTCCACTTGCTGTCATGGATGGCGGATTAATTACCGATATGAGAACAGGTGCAGCAGGGGCTGTCTCAGCTAAATATCTAGCACGACCTAATTCAAAGAGGGTAGCAATATTTGGAACAGGAATGCAGGCAAGAATGCAATTGCTTGCTTTATCAGAAATCCTTGATATTGAAGAAGTATATATATGGGGCCGAAATGAAGCGAAAGTAGCTAGCTATGTGCAAGAAATGGAAGCACGTGTAAAAGCAACTTTTTATCAAGGGATGTCGGCAGAGGAATGTACAGTGAACGCTGATATCATTATCACAACAACGCCAAGTAAAACTCCGTTGTTTGAAGCTGAGTGGGTACAACCGGGAACACATGTGATTTGTATTGGTACAGATATGCCAGGAAAACAAGAGGTTGACCCAAAGCTCTTTGAAAAAGCAAAAATCGTTGTTGATAGTTTTATACAATGTCAGGAACGAGGAGAAATTCAGCATGCGTTAACTAGTGGCCTCATTTCAGAGGTGTATGCTGAAATTGGTGAAATTGTATTAGGTGAGAAACAAGGTCGTGAAAGTAACCAAGAAATTACTGTGTTTGATTCTACCGGATTGGCGATTCAAGACATAACCACAGCAAAGATGATTTTAAAGCTGACAAATGATCGCAAGGACCTAATTAAAGTTGAATTGATTTAACGATGCTCCCAGAAGGGGTGAGTGTAGTGGAAATACAAAAGGTTGATATTTATGGGATTCGTTTACCATTAAAGGAGCCTTTTATTATATCATATGATACGTTTGATCATATGCCTATTATAGTTACCAGGCTTGAGACTGATGAGGGTATAGTTGGTTGGGGCGAGAGTTTACCTGATCCACATGTGACAGGGGAGACCTGGGAAAGCACTTATCAAGTTATTCGGAATGAGTTAGCACCTTTGGTACTTGGGGAAAACCCATTTTCGATCGATTATATTCATAAAAAAATGAATGAACGAATTTATGCTGCACCATCAGCAAAAGCTGCTATCGATATTGCTTTATATGATTTAATGGGAAAGATTACAGGTCAACCGCTTTATCAGTTACTAGGTGGCAAAGCCCACCCCGAGCTAGTTACCCCGCAGGTGATTAGCATGAAGTCTCCAGAAGCAATGGCAAAGGATGGCGCAGCATTTGTTAAAGCGGGTTATCGGAATATTAAAATTAAAGTTGGAAGTGGGGGAGGCCCCTCTTTAGATATCAATAGGATTAGAGCGGTAAGAGAAGCAATTTCAGAAGAAACAAAGCTCCGTGTTGATGCTAACCAAGGTTGGGATTTATTTACTGCTATTACCGTTATTAATGAAACTAAAGATTGCCAAGTGGAGTGGTATGAACAGCCAGTGATAGCCCATGATTTAAAAAGTATAGCGGAAATTCGAAGAACAACCCACGCAAAAATCATGGTCGATGAAAGTGTTCATAATAGCCAAGACCTCTTGAATGTGATTGAGCATAGGGCGGCTGACTTACTTAATATTAAGCTAATGAAAGCTGGTGGAATTTATCCAGCCCTAGCACTAGCAAGTATTGCAGAAGCAGCAGGAATGTCATGTCAAATTGGTTCGATGGTTGAATCAGCAATAGGAACACTGGCAGGAGCGCATCTTTCCATTGCAAAAACGATTATTAAATCAAATGAAATGATTGGTCCAAAGATGTTCACCAAAGATGTAGGTGAGGTTGTATATCATGGTGATGTATTAAAGTTGCCTGATAAACCTGGCCTTGGCGTAGATGTAGACGAATATTTTATAAAAGAGAATCAGATTTTTCAGTGTTCACTATCGATCTAAGTAGATAAAACAAAAAAAGACAAAAGGTACTTAAACCACTAAAACGAGTAATTTTTACAAGGGGGATAAAAAATTGGAAATAAAAACATTTAAAGTAGAAGAGTGGATGAATGAATATGAAATGGAAGCTGTTTATAACATTGCAGAAACTTGTGTGGATTCTCTAACTGTAAATGAATTGATTTCTATTGATGGTACAGACCCAGCTGTTTTTTTTCAAGAAATGGGAAAGAAAAAGTTAACATATGGCGACATTGAAGGATCTCCTGCTTTTAGACAGCTTGTTGCTAATCTATATGATGAGGTCAAACCGGAAAATGTATTAGTAATGAATGGAGCGATTGGAGCAAACTTTCTTGTATTTTATTCACTTGTTAAACCAGGAGACCATGTCGTATCTGTTCATCCTACATATCAACAATTATATGACGTGCCAGCATCTTTTGGTGCAACTGTCGATTTATTAAGATTAACTCCTGAAAATAATTTCTTACCTGATATAGAGGTCTTAAGATCACTTGTTAATGAAAAAACAAAGTTAATTTGTATTAACAATCCAAATAATCCTTCTGGTGCAATTATCGAAAGAGAAATGCTGGAAGAGATTGTTGAAATTGCTCGCTCCGTAGGTGCTTATATTTTATGTGATGAAGTGTACCGTGGTTTATGGCAGGATGAGAATACTGTCGTGCCTTCCATTGTTGATTTATATGAAAAGGGAATTGTCACACAAAGTATGTCTAAAGTCTTTTCATTAGCTGGTGTACGATTAGGCTGGATTGCAGGACCTAAAGAAGTGATTGCTGAATGTATAAGGCACCGTGATTATACAACCATTAGCTGCAGTATGATTGACGATTTACTAGCGGTCCATGCATTGAAGAATTACGACAAAGTACTAGAGAGAAACTTAAAGATTGTTCGTGACAATCTAGCTATTCTTGATGAATGGGTGAGAAATGAACCGAGTGTTACGTATATCAAGCCTCGTGCAGGTACAACAGCAATGTTGAAATATGATTTACCGATTTCTTCTGAAGAATTTTGTATTGGTTTGTTTAAAGCAAATGGTGCTTTTTTAACTCCTGGTAGCTGCTTCGACATGGAAGGTTACCTCCGAATTGGTTATGCATGTGAGACCGAAGTACTGAGACAGGGCCTTGAGAAAGTATCAGAATATATTGGGAGTTTAAGTGGTGTTGAAGTTTAGGAATAAAAGGGTCAAGGAAGAAATTCATGGAAGTAAAATTTAATAGTTCTAGATGAAAGCACCTTTTTAGGTGCTTTTGTTATTTACGTCATTAGATTGCAGGTAGATAATAGAGCAACATGGAGGGTTTCTCAAAAATCTTCTATAATTCTATACCAATGGTTTAAGATAGATAGTCTTGTTGCTTTTTGTATAATCAAATAGTATTACTTACAATAAGCTTACTAGGCTTTAAAATAGTCTTTGTATTGTTTAAACATTCCAATTAGTTTTGTGCTCAAAATATAAAAAAGAAATAGAAAGTCATTGGCTCTGTTTAATAGCGAGTGATAATAGGAAATAAAACACTTGGGTTGAAGAATTTTTATCATGGGGTTCTTTACATTCTTTTTCATATATTTAACAATAGAATTATAAATTAAAAGAGGAGAGTTAGGATGACATCACTTATAAATAAATTAATGAATAAGTATGATCTTGGAATAAAGCCTGGACCAGCCCTAAGGTATAACTTATATGGTGTTCGAGATAATAACCTGGAACAGGAAGAGTTGCCTGAAGTTGATTTGTACTCAGATGTTCTTTACTGGGAAGCAGTGCATGAAGGGGATATTAATCCTGATGATGACACCGTTAATTCTTATGATGATTATTTTCACCTGGACTATTTAGAGAATGATTATCATAGAACAAGATATGTTGATCATGGTCATCTATTAAACTCATTAAAAACAATTTGTAGCACAAAGGATCTCGATGTGTCTACTATATCAAACATCCTTATTAAGGTATCAGGCTATGGTGATTTGAAAGTAAATGAATATGTAAATCAAAAAATGAAAGAATTCTTAGATGAATATTCAGATGAAGTGGCTGAAGATTTAGGGCTAATTAAAAAATCCTCAAGTGCGTCCATTTGGCTTGAAAATCAGGCTGGCAAACGATATATACAGTTCAGATATTCTACAAATCCCTATTGCATTTATAAAGACAAAACTATTATTTTTCATAATGGAATAGATGTGGATAAGGTTGAAATCGCTTTTGATTATTTTGCCCTAACAGGTATTTCCATACCACTAAAATATCGTTCTAAGATCTTAAAAGGAGAAGAGTTTAAAACAGGCACAGAATTATTAAACCTTAATAATCCTTCAGACCACCTTCTTCAAATTAGCTATCGCAATCAAACCACACAATTTAGGAATTCTCCTGAACTAACCCTTTGGTATGGTGAACTAGGGGGTGATTATTTTGATGATGTGGAATATATTAAGGTCTTTGGGCCTGTGCCTAGGACTGAAAGACATGTTGAAGATGATGAGTTCTAGAGGTTAAGCGGGACATGGGGAAAGCCTTGTCCCGTTTACTTTAATTTGAAAATTCCTTTGCATATTTAACAACTTACACCCTAATTGTTCAATAAGCGTTATATGCTTTTAGCTTTGATGATATTGTTTCATCCAGTTAATTGTATTAATATTTTATATAAAATGTTTTACATGGACCGGTATTTACAGGATTATATGAATTTTTTGACGCAAGACCAGAAATATCAATTACCTATGATATTTGTTTAGCTGGTGATTATCCTGGTGTTGAAAAGCATCGCGCACCCATTCAGCTCAATAAAGGGCCTGGGATTAAGTTATATGATAAAAGTGGGAAAGCACATTACCACCAAATCGTCCCACCGATATTAGTAGAAGCATTAGAAAATGTGGCGTTTGAAAAAGGAATTCCCTATCAATATGAATTTCTAGCAGGCTCGACCAATGCAGATGTATTTGCAATGGAGCATACTGGCGTCATCGCCGGCGGCATCTCCATTCCCTGCAGGTATACACATACACCAGTTGAAATCGTGAGTTTGAAAGACACAGAGAATGCCATTAAGTTAACCGTCTTTTCGCGAAGGGCTTTTTCAAGGAAAAGGAGTATGTCATTTAGCGTGTTGTAGTCGTTTGTGGTTAGGTGTTTTACAGACAGCTGAGCAGCTTCACTTTCAAGCATGCCACGAAGTGTATAAATTTCATAAGCATCTTTTTTGGACAAGGTCGTTACACACGTTCCTTTGTTCACTTCATGAGTCACCAATCCTTCATGCTCAAGCTTACTAAGGGCCTCGCGAATAGGGCCTCTTGAGATTTTTAACTCTTGTGCGAGCTTTGATTGGGTGATTTTCTCGCCGGGTTTTAGTTCTCCATTTAAGATTCTTTTGCGAATATATTTTGCAACATCATCAGATAGATTTGTGACATCAAGTACCATTACGAATTCTCCTGTCATTTAATTTTTGATGGAAGTGGTTTGCAGAAAGTCGAATGTAGATTGTCGACAATCTGCAATGTGGTTGGTTGTCTAATATATATACCGGGTGTTGATGGAATATTCCGATTATTTTTGAGAGGGGAGCATGGGGACGGTTCTCACGCTTCCAAAGGAAGCGCAAGAACCGTCCCGGTGCATCCCGGTGCATCAAACATAATGCTTGAAAGTGTAGTCATCGGAAAGCAGAAGAACACTTTTATTCTAAAGGCCAAATGTGAAAAAAGAGGAGAGATATTGGAAGAGCCAAATATCAGGATTTATGGTCATTTGATTCTGTAGATGTTGAAATCGAGGGAGATGGTGCGGCTCGGAGTGTGTTGGTGATTTTAAGGAAATCTTTCAATTTTGTAATTGTATTCAAGGACTTTTTCATTATCCCAATTGTATTTAAGATGATGTCGACCAGTCCTTGTCCCTTTGGACATCCTCTGTTGCTAAAATGAATAAATAAGACCTCTACGGTTACCTTAATAAAAGCGTAGCTATTGTTATGTTCTGTGGCCTTTTTGGTACAGACACGAAGTAGGGTCCCAATCCATTTATAAATTAATCCTAATTCAGGTAGCAAATTAGTGAGTCAACGAAAAAAATAAGTGTTGGAGGAATGAACATGTCTGAACATCAAAACGGAAAACCTAACTACCAGCCAACCAATCCAGATACTAAAAAACCAAACGAACAACAAATGGGTAAAGGCAAATCTAACGCACGTGGCAAAATTCGTTAATAGGAGCATGGGGACGGTTCTCATGCTTCCATTTCAATATATATTTGATAGTGCATTCAACAAAAAAACCTCATCAGACTAAGCCGATGAGGTTTTCCCATTAAAAACAATTCTATCTAAACAAATCCAACAAACGATCCCAAAACCCTTTCTTTTCTTCTTTTTCCCCAGCATCTTCTTCTACTTCTTCTTTCAAAATACTGTCCGTTTTAATCACGAATTGCACATTGTTCACGTCGGTATTTTCTTCAGATACAAATGAAGCAGCTTTGAAGTCAGATTTGTCGTATTTGTCCATCATGCTGTCGATTTCTTCTTTTAGTTGATCTGGTAGTTCACTTGTTTCATCTTCAAGTTTTTGGGTCCCATCAGAAAGCTCGGCGGCTCCATTTTCAAGCTCGTTCGTTCCGTTTGCTACTGAAACGATTCCGGAGTGAAGCTTGCTGTAGTTGCTTGACAGCTGAGCGACCCCGTTTGTGTAGCCGACTAGACCTGTATGAAATTGTCCATAGTTATCAGCGAGGGTTTTCATTCCTTGCTGCAATTGAGTGATTTGGTCTGCGACGTCAAGCTGCTCCATCGCTGTGGAAATCTGTTTTGAGATTCCTGCGACTTGATCCGCCGTTTCTTCAACCGAACGACTTAACTCATCTAGTGTTTGATCTACAGTCAGAAACGCTTCTTTAATAGAATCATAGGTTTCTTTAACATTACGGGCTGCATGATAGGTCGCCACTAGTTGATCGACGACTTCTGGTGCTACGCCACTGTCATAAAGTTCCTGGATTTCTTCCTCTTGAATGTCATTGGCCGGTAGAGCTGCAACCGCACCGTCCAATGAGGTCAATGCAGCGGAAAAATCGGCATCTTGTTTCTTCAATTCATCTGCTAATGTGTAAAGACCATCTGCAAAGGAATCTAATCCGTCCGTTACTTGCCCGAAGTCCTCTAAGTTGATATCCACCGTCTGTTGATTGAGTGCATCACTAATTGATGTAAGTGAATCATCAATATTTTTAGATGCATTGACAAGCCCGGCAGATTCATTGCTTAACGTTGATAAACCATTTTTGAATGCAATTGAACCACTTGGAAGCTCCTGCACGCCATTGTTAAATTCAGAAATCCCAGAACTTAATTCAGCCACACCTGAATTGACAGCAGCAATCGCGTCTGTTAAAGACTGGATTTCCTCTGTCATTTCATCTGTATCAGGTTTTTGGATCGGCATTGTAGATGGGACGGCTGAGATGTCAAAGCCCTGCATCTCCAAATCGCTCACATCTGCTTCAATCGTAAAATCACCATCTTGTTCCGGCATCACAGTGAAGGTGAGCATCTTGTCGGTGCCCGCATTGGCAATCGTTGCATCGGGTGCTTCAATGTTTTCGAACGCTTCTGAATCAAGCGGGATGGAAATCTGTAACAAATAATTTTTATAAAAAATATCACTGATTGCTGAGTTCGCTGATGTTTTAATATTCATCTCAAGATGCCCGTTAGCACCAGCAAGCTTTTCCGGTGCTACGACATTTCCGTCGAGCTTATAGGTGATGGAGATGTTCCAAGGTAGTGCTTGATTTGGCAAGTTTCCCTGATAGTAAAAATCGCCTTTAGGAGCATCGATTTGAACGGTATCACCGACTTGCTGGAGTACTGACAAATCCGTTAGATTCTCTATTTTTGCATAGGTACCGTGATCAATCACCGTCCCAGCTTGTGTAACATCTAAAATGTTCACAACATATATTTCTTCTGTGTCACCAGTAGGACTTAAGCTTGCATAAACGACTTCATCCTTTGTGGCAATTTTACCAGATGTAGCTGCTTTGGCAGTTGAGCTATGTTCAGCAGCAGATGAAAATGAAGGCAAGATAAGCGCAACTGTCATGATCACAAGTAGTAGTTTCTTTCTCATCATCTTCCCTCCTTAAAGAATTTGGCTCTCCATGTTGTTTTTTCAATCAGTTTATCAAAGGTAAATAACACCGCAGGTAAGAAAAATACGACCATGATAAAAGCAAGTAACGCACCACGACCAAGCAGTAGTCCAATCGATGACACGACTGGGTTTGATGAGGTGAACCAAAGGATAAATCCTACGCTTGATAAAATCGAAGCTGAGATTGCAATCGAGAAAATTTTCTCGTCAATTGTATGCTTGATCGCTGCTAAAACTGGCATCTCTTTTCGTTTCTCCTTATAGTATTCAGTTAGGAGAATCGCATAATCGACCGTGGCGGCAAGCTGGACGGTACTAATAATTAAATACCCAACATACACCAGTGACGAGTCGGTAAAGTATGGAACCGATAAATTGATCCATACAGCTGACTGAATCGTAAGCAGTAACACCACTGGAATCGAGATCGATCGGAAGGTGAAGAAAAGAACAATCGCAATCGTGATGACTGTTACTAAGTTCACTACGACATTATCCTGGAGGACCGTGTTACGAATATCGTATAAAGTCACACTTTCTCCCACAAGGTGTGCCTCATCACCATAATAGCCTGAAGCTGTTTGCTGCACCTTTTCAATTAATGAAAAGGCTTTTTCACCTTCATTGCTTGCGTCGGTATATAAAATAATCCGACTATAATTTTCCGAATAAAATTGGTCGGTTACTTCTTCCCCGAGAAAATCAGGTGGAATCACCGCACTCACTGTATTCGAGTATGAGATCACACTGGTGATATGGTCAAGCTCTGTTAGTGCTTCACTTAACGCTGTTTCTTTTGCCATATCGCCTTTAGGCACTAGCACGACCATTGGGGTTGAGCGTCCAAACACCTCTTCAATCGCAATGATATCGTTGCCAGCACGTGTGGTTTCTGGCTGCTCGCCAATTCCATAAATGAAATTCGTGTTACTTTGAGCTAAAAAGCTCGGTACAAGGACAAGAAAGACTATTAATAGGCTGGGAATTCTTACTTTTAACACGGCATTCCCGATATTTTTGAACTCAGGAATAAAGGGCTTATGCTGTGTTTTATCAATCCATTTGTAAAAGCAAAGGGTAAGCGCAGGTAAAAACACCATAACGCTGATAAAACTTAATACAATTCCTTTTACTAAGTTGATCCCTAAATCTGAACCAATTTTAAAATCCATTAACGTAAGAGCGATAAAACCAAAGAAGGTGGTTGCAGCACTTGCTGTAATCGCAGGAAACGATTGCTTCATCGCAAGCATCATCGCTTCTTCAATGTTATTGGTTTTCTTACGATAATACTGAAAGCTGTGTAAAAGAAATATCGCATAATCTAGCGACACGGCTAGCTGTAAAATCGGACTAACCGATTGTGTTACAAAGGAAACTTCACCAATAAAGATATTCGTTCCTAAGTTAATCAGAACCGAAACGCCAATCGCCGTCAGGAAAAATACTGGCTCGATCCAAGAGGTGGTCGACAGCACTAAGATCAAAATGATAATCGGTACGAGCAATGCTGCCGCATACATCGATTCATTTCCCGCCATTTTCTGAGAAGAGGCGGTATTAACGGCTTCTCCAGACATGGAATGTTCTTCGCCAATCAATGCATACAGCTCATCCGTGACTGCTACCTCATCTCCTTCACGAATACTTAGTGAGAAGAGGGCTTTATTATCTTTGTAGTACGCTTCAACTGTTTCTTGATCAGCCATTTCAAGTGGCGTTTTTACATCGATGGCATCATCTAACCACATTACTTCTGATACACCATCAATGCTTTCAAGCTTTTCTTTGTAGACAAGGGCCTCTTGAACGGTCACATCATTAATCATCACCCGTGTATTTGGAACAGAACCGGAAAATTCCTGGTCCATCACTTCCATCGCAATCGTAGAAGGGGCATCCTCGGGCAAATAATCTACCATATTATAATTCACCGAAACAAAGAACTGGGCAATCGAACAGATAACTGCCACGATCCCAAATATAATCGCAATTGATTTTTTATGCTTAATAATTCGTGCTGCAATGTTGATCTTAACCACTCCTTCTTGCATGAATGTCATTACTAAATTATAATGACACCGTGTTGC
Encoded here:
- a CDS encoding YhgE/Pip domain-containing protein; the encoded protein is MRKKLLLVIMTVALILPSFSSAAEHSSTAKAATSGKIATKDEVVYASLSPTGDTEEIYVVNILDVTQAGTVIDHGTYAKIENLTDLSVLQQVGDTVQIDAPKGDFYYQGNLPNQALPWNISITYKLDGNVVAPEKLAGANGHLEMNIKTSANSAISDIFYKNYLLQISIPLDSEAFENIEAPDATIANAGTDKMLTFTVMPEQDGDFTIEADVSDLEMQGFDISAVPSTMPIQKPDTDEMTEEIQSLTDAIAAVNSGVAELSSGISEFNNGVQELPSGSIAFKNGLSTLSNESAGLVNASKNIDDSLTSISDALNQQTVDINLEDFGQVTDGLDSFADGLYTLADELKKQDADFSAALTSLDGAVAALPANDIQEEEIQELYDSGVAPEVVDQLVATYHAARNVKETYDSIKEAFLTVDQTLDELSRSVEETADQVAGISKQISTAMEQLDVADQITQLQQGMKTLADNYGQFHTGLVGYTNGVAQLSSNYSKLHSGIVSVANGTNELENGAAELSDGTQKLEDETSELPDQLKEEIDSMMDKYDKSDFKAASFVSEENTDVNNVQFVIKTDSILKEEVEEDAGEKEEKKGFWDRLLDLFR
- a CDS encoding aminotransferase produces the protein MEIKTFKVEEWMNEYEMEAVYNIAETCVDSLTVNELISIDGTDPAVFFQEMGKKKLTYGDIEGSPAFRQLVANLYDEVKPENVLVMNGAIGANFLVFYSLVKPGDHVVSVHPTYQQLYDVPASFGATVDLLRLTPENNFLPDIEVLRSLVNEKTKLICINNPNNPSGAIIEREMLEEIVEIARSVGAYILCDEVYRGLWQDENTVVPSIVDLYEKGIVTQSMSKVFSLAGVRLGWIAGPKEVIAECIRHRDYTTISCSMIDDLLAVHALKNYDKVLERNLKIVRDNLAILDEWVRNEPSVTYIKPRAGTTAMLKYDLPISSEEFCIGLFKANGAFLTPGSCFDMEGYLRIGYACETEVLRQGLEKVSEYIGSLSGVEV
- a CDS encoding threonine ammonia-lyase — its product is MELTVTFQDVLKARKALEGRIIHTPLIQSTNLSKEVGSDVWFKMESLQKTGSFKVRGALNKLDSLTEEELAKGVITASAGNHAQGLAYASSLKNVSAQIIVPMTTPETKKQGIKRLGGDLVVHGNSYDEAEEYALHLAEETGRVFVNAFEDDYIIAGQGTSALEAFLAEPDFDAVVVPAGGGGLLCGVALVAKAVNPDIKVIGVQTHASPPWYYSFKAGELVPVEYSASLAEGLHGGITKANLDLALKIVDDIILVEEEKVAEAMVWMAKEHHYMIEGSGAVGIAALRDGILPELKGKKVLTFITGSNVDFDKLTKLSKHVE
- a CDS encoding ornithine cyclodeaminase family protein — translated: METTIISKKQIEKLLTMDAVIAAVEEAYGLFSAQKVTLAPVLSIDVEKHHGELDIKAGYEQVDDIISVKLASGFWNNPENYNLPSGLATIVLVDAKNGVPLAVMDGGLITDMRTGAAGAVSAKYLARPNSKRVAIFGTGMQARMQLLALSEILDIEEVYIWGRNEAKVASYVQEMEARVKATFYQGMSAEECTVNADIIITTTPSKTPLFEAEWVQPGTHVICIGTDMPGKQEVDPKLFEKAKIVVDSFIQCQERGEIQHALTSGLISEVYAEIGEIVLGEKQGRESNQEITVFDSTGLAIQDITTAKMILKLTNDRKDLIKVELI
- a CDS encoding mandelate racemase/muconate lactonizing enzyme family protein; amino-acid sequence: MEIQKVDIYGIRLPLKEPFIISYDTFDHMPIIVTRLETDEGIVGWGESLPDPHVTGETWESTYQVIRNELAPLVLGENPFSIDYIHKKMNERIYAAPSAKAAIDIALYDLMGKITGQPLYQLLGGKAHPELVTPQVISMKSPEAMAKDGAAFVKAGYRNIKIKVGSGGGPSLDINRIRAVREAISEETKLRVDANQGWDLFTAITVINETKDCQVEWYEQPVIAHDLKSIAEIRRTTHAKIMVDESVHNSQDLLNVIEHRAADLLNIKLMKAGGIYPALALASIAEAAGMSCQIGSMVESAIGTLAGAHLSIAKTIIKSNEMIGPKMFTKDVGEVVYHGDVLKLPDKPGLGVDVDEYFIKENQIFQCSLSI
- a CDS encoding M20 metallopeptidase family protein yields the protein MVEVVSQTEQLVEKLIKDRRYLHEHPELSGIEFETGKYIKERLESLEITILDYKFPNVIGYIKGKVGKKTLALRADIDALPIVEEGDKPYLSKNHGVAHVCGHDGHTAVLLAVSEWIAQNQDEIEPNILLIFQSSEEITPSGAEALVRDGILENVDEIYGIHLWQGLKKGKIGLTYGPMMASADDFEITIEGSGGHGSMPQDTVDPIYIATHVIQALQSIVSRNLNPVHPSVISVGRIEAGTAYNIIPNNVKLYGTVRGLTLDDVTILRQQMLKLTAGICASFGAKGSVRYIIGTPPLVNHPEQSKYIEKVIRTTFGDDTFELVEPVMGGEDFAYYLLKKPGSFIFVGMGGEKSKYPHHHPRFEIDEDVLPNAVKLFIEIIKNYQ